GCACCGCTGCGAATGCAGTGGTGGGTTACGCAATTATTTGGCGGCAATCGAATGGCGGTCTTGAAAGGACGTCGACGGTACGCCGAGCAACAGAACTAGCGAATGCTGCGGAGCGTTCCGCAGGTTCAATGGCAACTTGTTATTCAACACAAGTCGTTTGATGATGATGTTTTTGCCGATGACGGCGGGCGGTAACTGCGGACGTGGTTCACGATAACCGTGCACGGACCTGCGGTTAGCGTTGTCGGCGAGTGGGGCTCTGGGCGTGTTTCCTTGGGGCGTGTCCCCTGGGTGGCGTCCGAGCAATTGATCTTGGCGGCGTGAGCCCTTCTTCTCTCTCTTGAAAGTCCGCACTAAGACGGACGAGGCTACCGTTATGCAAAGTCCGAATCAAAATTCAAATATGTCCAGTCCTGCTCGTGCGACCAAGTGGATTCGCCGAGGGGGGTTTTTGTGGACGTTGATCGCAACCGCGATCGGCACCGCGACCTATTACTGGGTGATCGCTGGTGGGAACCATCTGAATCTGTTCGAGCTGCTCAGCTTGCCACTGTTCGCGTTGCTGTTTGGTTGGATCGTCTTTTCGTTTTCGCTCGCAACATTGGGGTTCGTTTGTTTGTGGCGTCGCCCGGTTTCCATGGAACCGCCGCGATCGGCGTCGTCGATTTCGCCAGGCGAAGTCCCCATATCGGCCAGCACGCCAACCAGCACGGCAGCCCGAACGGCGGTCCTAATGCCGGTCTACAACGAATCGCCACACCGCGTGTTTGCGGGGATCGAAGCGATGCTGTCGTCGCTACGGTCGATCGATGCGGTAGGGCAATTTGACTTCTACGTGCTGAGCGATTCGACCAATCACGAAATTTGGCTTCAAGAGGAACGTGCATGGTCAGAGTTGCTGCGACGCCACGGCGAGGACGTGAACGTCTACTATCGCCATCGCCCCAAAAACATCGCTCGTAAAGCGGGCAACATCGCCGATTTCTGTGGTCGCTGGGGTAGCCGATATCGTTACATGATCGTGTTGGATGCGGACAGCTTGGTTGACGCGACAACCATGGTTGAATTGGTGCGGCGGATGGAAGCCGACGACGCGTTGGGCATCCTGCAAGTGCCACCGACCCCGGTGGGACGAAGCTCGTTGTTCGCACGTTTGCAACAGTTTTCAGCCCACGTGTACGGTCCCATTTTCGTCGCAGGGTTTGCCAAGTGGGCGGGCGACGAAGGCAATTATTGGGGACACAATGCGATCATCCGCATCAAGCCCTTTCTCAGGCACTGCGGCCTTCCCGTGCTGCCCGGCAAGGCACCGCTGGGAGGCGAAATTCTCAGTCATGACTTTGTCGAAGCCGCGTTGATGCTGCGAGCCGGTTGGAAAGTCCAATTGGCGACCGATTTAGCAGGCAGTTATGAAGAATGTCCAACCACGATCGCTGACTACGCCCAACGCGACCAACGATGGTGTCAGGGGAATCTTCAGCATCTGCAGCTGTTGATCAGCGAAGGCTTTCGTCCGCTCAGCCGATTGCATTTTGCTTCGGGAGTGATGTCGTACGTGGCATCGCCGATTTGGATCTTGTTCACCGCACTATGCGTTATCGGAACGATCTTGGATCGCATCGCCGAGCCTGGTTCTCGGGGACCTCAGTTCGATTCTGGGGCCTTGATCCTGTTTGTCGTTTCGATGTCGCTGTTGTTGCTACCCAAATTTTGGAGTCTGCTGATCGCGATGCGAGACTCGCAGTCGGTAGGATTGCTTGGGGGGCGTCTGCGGCTGGTGGCCAGCGTCGCGGTTGAAGTCGTGGCGTCGGTGTTGTTGTCGCCAATCATGGCGATCTATCACAGCCGATTCGTGTTGGCGACCTTGCGAGGCACGAACGTCAAATGGGGCGCGCAAACGCGGGACGAGCAAGGGGTCGCATGGCGGGACGCGGCCAAACGGTTTGGCTTTGTCACGTTGCTAAGCATCGGGGTTACCGCGGCGCTAGCCATTTATGCGCCAGCGTTCCTGATCTGGTTTTCGCCATTGTTGGCCGGTTTGATTCTGTCGATTCCGATCGATGTCGCGATGGGCAGCCAGTGGCTTGGCTGTGTGTTACGCGATTACCGGATCCTGATGATTCCTGAAGAGACATCGCCGAGTCAGCTAAAGCGAGATCACGAGCATGCGCTGAGTCAATCTGCTGCGAAGTCGTTGTTCAGCGATTCATTGTTTGAGCAAGTGATCTTTGATCCCGAGTTCTTTCTACTGCATCGTCGCATTCAGCTCGCCAGCGAGGCGAACATTGCAATGCCGACCAATCAGCGAAAGGCAATCGAGGCCGCATGGAGTACAAGTGGCATGGCGGGGATCCCCGAAGAGTCGCGTGCGGCCGTCTTGGCCGATGCCGAAACGTTGATGGCGCTGCACCTCGAGTCGCAATCGAAGTAATCCAGCCGCGAGGTCAACGAGGGGAAGGCCAACACGTGAGGGGGCAGCGTGGGGGCCAACGTGGGGCGAAGTGAGCCTAGGGCAGTTAGGGCCGAGTGCGTTGTGCCGCCCCTGCTAGAAATGCCGTATGGCTCGTGCCAAGTAAGTCAGATGGCCCGAAAAGCGATGGCCCGAAAAGCGATGGCCGGTGTGGCACCGGCCATCTCGCTCGCGATGCGATTGGCGATTTAAACCACTTCTTGGGTTTGCAGCATCCAGAGGTGCTTTTCAAGGGCTGAGGAGATGCCAATACACATGTCTTCGCTGATCGGGTCGAGATCGCCAAGTTTTTCGATCGCACTGCGTAGCGAATCGATCGTCGTTTTCACCGCGTCCGCCGACAGCGTTACCGTCTCGCTGAACTTAACGAATTCGCGAGGGTAAGTGGACAATTCGCTCGATTCCGCGACGGTGGCGGCGCGTCCATCAGGGACAACGCCCAAGGTGCTGATCCGTTCGGCGACCTCGTCGCTGGCTTCACGAACGGTCGCAATGATTTCATCGAGTTGCAGATGAATGCTGCGGAAATTCGGGCCCACGACATTCCAATGGGCTTGTTTTAGTGTCAGAGCAAGATCGATCAAGTTGACCAAGTTTTGCTGCAATAAACCACAAACTTTGTCGTTGTTCTTGTCGCTAAGAATGTCTCGTTTGAAAACAGATTGGGTGTCAGTAGCCATGGTTTCTTCGAATTCATGATGTTATTAATTGGAACGCCCGGCTGGGGGATACCCCGTCCGCTGGCGATTCACACCTGAGTGAACATCGTGAATTCAAAGCAAACTTTGGACCAACTCGATTGCGACCGCCACAGAGGCAGCGGTGGCGTATTTCAGTCCTCGCAATCTTGCCGAGTCTTAGTGCAATTTCTTAGGCATTCAAGCCGGCGTGGATGCGGAGCAGCCAAGCTGGTCATAAAACGCGCAGGCGAGAAGCCAGGTGAGCCGATTCGCTCGCGACCGGCTCGCTGATGGTTCGCGATCCCCTCGCTATTCTTTTTCGCTTTCGATCGTTTTGCCGAGTCCGGGGACGGGATCGCCCTGGTCCTTTTGCAGGGTAAACAGCATGATCTTGCTACCCTTGGGCGATTTGAATTCCGTAGGTCGCTCGGCACCGGGCAACGCATAGCACAAAACCCAGCGGTTTTTGCCATCGAATTTCAGGATGCCTGACGTCATCGTTTCCTGGGCTTGATCCG
The nucleotide sequence above comes from Novipirellula caenicola. Encoded proteins:
- the mdoH gene encoding glucans biosynthesis glucosyltransferase MdoH, whose translation is MQSPNQNSNMSSPARATKWIRRGGFLWTLIATAIGTATYYWVIAGGNHLNLFELLSLPLFALLFGWIVFSFSLATLGFVCLWRRPVSMEPPRSASSISPGEVPISASTPTSTAARTAVLMPVYNESPHRVFAGIEAMLSSLRSIDAVGQFDFYVLSDSTNHEIWLQEERAWSELLRRHGEDVNVYYRHRPKNIARKAGNIADFCGRWGSRYRYMIVLDADSLVDATTMVELVRRMEADDALGILQVPPTPVGRSSLFARLQQFSAHVYGPIFVAGFAKWAGDEGNYWGHNAIIRIKPFLRHCGLPVLPGKAPLGGEILSHDFVEAALMLRAGWKVQLATDLAGSYEECPTTIADYAQRDQRWCQGNLQHLQLLISEGFRPLSRLHFASGVMSYVASPIWILFTALCVIGTILDRIAEPGSRGPQFDSGALILFVVSMSLLLLPKFWSLLIAMRDSQSVGLLGGRLRLVASVAVEVVASVLLSPIMAIYHSRFVLATLRGTNVKWGAQTRDEQGVAWRDAAKRFGFVTLLSIGVTAALAIYAPAFLIWFSPLLAGLILSIPIDVAMGSQWLGCVLRDYRILMIPEETSPSQLKRDHEHALSQSAAKSLFSDSLFEQVIFDPEFFLLHRRIQLASEANIAMPTNQRKAIEAAWSTSGMAGIPEESRAAVLADAETLMALHLESQSK
- a CDS encoding DNA starvation/stationary phase protection protein, giving the protein MATDTQSVFKRDILSDKNNDKVCGLLQQNLVNLIDLALTLKQAHWNVVGPNFRSIHLQLDEIIATVREASDEVAERISTLGVVPDGRAATVAESSELSTYPREFVKFSETVTLSADAVKTTIDSLRSAIEKLGDLDPISEDMCIGISSALEKHLWMLQTQEVV